The following DNA comes from Clostridia bacterium.
GGCGCTCGGCACCGCGCTGATCCTGTGGTACGGCGGACGCCTGCAGATCGCCGGCGCGGTCGACATCGGCGTGCTCGTGGCCTTCGTCCAATACATGGACCGCTTCTACCGGCCGATGCGCGACATGGCGCAGTTCTACACCCAGATGCAGCAGGCCATGGCGGCGGCCGAGAAGGTGTTCCGCGTCCTCGACACGCCGCCGGAGATCGTCGATCGCCCCGGCGCCCGGCCGCTGCGACGCGTCCGCGGCCGCGTGGAGTTCCAGGACGTGCGCTTCGGCTACGACGCCGGCAAGGAAGTGCTGCACGGCATCTCCTTCGTGGCGGAACCGGGCCAGCGCGTGGCGCTGGTCGGGCACACGGGCGCCGGCAAGTCGAGCGTCATCAACCTTCTGGCCCGGTTCTACGACCCTTGGAGCGGGCGCATCCTCGTCGACGGCGTGGACATCCGCGACGTCCCCCAACGGGAACTGCGCGCGCACATGGGGATCGTCCTGCAGGACAACTTCCTTTTCTCCGGCACCGTGGCGGAGAACATCCGTTACGGCCGCCCCGACGCGTCCGACGAGGAGGTCGTCGCCGCGGCGAAGGCGGTCGGCGCGCACGCGTTCATCAAGCGCCTGCCCCGCGGCTACGAGACGGTCGTCCACGAGCGCGGCGGGAGCCTCTCCGCCGGGCAGCGGCAGCTCGTCGCGTTCGCCCGGGCGCTGCTGCGCGACCCGCGCATCCTGATCCTCGACGAGGCGACGTCCAACATCGACGCCGCCACGGAGGTCATGATCCAGAAGGCGCTGGCGCGGCTGACGGAGGGCCGCACGTCCATCGTGATCGCGCACCGCCTGTCGACCGTCCGCGACGCCGACCTGATCCTGGTGCTTGAAGAAGGCCGGATTGTCGAAGCGGGCCGCCACGCGGAGCTCCTTGCCCGTGGCGGCCGCTACGCCGAACTCCACCGCGCGCAGGTCGAGGGCGTCCCCCGCATGGCCGGCGGCTAGGCGGCAGGAACTCGCCATGAACCCGTCGAAAACCCCAAAATATGGAAATCCAGTGTGAGGACGCGTTCGCGTTTTTGCCGGAGCGGGCGGACGGCTGGCGGCTCGAGGGCCATCCCGAGCGCCTCGCGGCGTGGCTGGAGCTGCACGCCGGCGCCCTTTGGATGCCGTCCGTCGCACGGCGCGTGATCCAAGCGTTTCCGGACCCCGGTGCGGCCCTGGCGTCCGGGATGCGTGCGGGTCCAGCCGGTCGCCGGGCACGTGGGGAAGCCGCTGGTGGCGTCACGGGCGGCCCGGCCGGCGGGCGCGGCGAGGACCTGGTTCGCCGCTGCCGCGAAATCGGTGCGACCGTCGTCACCGCGTTCGACGAGGCCTATCCGCGGCGCCTGCTGCGCCTGGCGCAGGCGCACGAGAACGTCGGGCCGCCCGCCCTCCTGTACGTGCGGGGCGCGCTGCCTGAAGTGCCGTGCGTGGCCATCGTCGGCGCGCGCCGCGCGGATGCCTATGGGCTGCGCATGGCCCGCCAGCTGGCGAGGGACCTGGCCGGCGCGGGCGTGTGCGTCGTCTCGGGCCTCGCGCGGGGGGTTGACGCCGCCGCGCACCGGGGCGCGCTGAAGGCCGGCGGGCTCACGGTCGCCGTGCTGGGCGCGGGCATGGACCGCACGTACCCGCCGGAGCATGAGGGCCTGGCCGCGGCCGTGGCGGCGCAGGGCGCGGTGCTGAGCGAGTTTCCGCTCGGCTTTCGCCCGCGGAAGGAGACGTTCCCCCTGCGAAACCGGGTCATCGCGGCGCTCGCGAGCGCCGTGGTCGTCGTCGAAGCCGGCGAGCGGAGCGGGTCGCTGGTCACCGCGCGGCACGCGCTGGAGCTCGGCGTCGCGGTGGGCGCGGTGCCGGGGGACGTCGACCGCGCCCTGTCCAGGGGCTCGAACGCGCTGCTGGCAGACGGCGCGGCGACGGTCACCGGCGCCGAGGACGTGCTCCGCATGCTGGACGAGCGGGACCGGGCGCGCCTGGGGGCGGATCCTCGATCGGCAGGCGAGGCGGCGGGAGCAACGGAGCCGCCGGCGCTACGAAGGATGGCCGATCCTTCCGCGACCGCCGTGTACCGCGCCGTGACGTCGCGGCCACAGTCCGTCGACGCCCTGGCCGAACGGACCGGGTTGACGGTGCCGGCCGCGCTCGTGGCCCTGTCCCGCCTGGAGCTGGCGGGGCTCGTCGAGCGCACCGAGGCGGGCTACGCCCGTTCTCCATGGGAGTGACGGAGCCACGGCACGCGTCCTGCGGCTAGATGTCCGGAGTGAACACGATCTTCACGGCACCCGAAGCGCGCCGGTCCAGAGCCGCCCGCAGGGCGTCACGGTAGCGCCGCAGGGGGAACCGGTGGGTGATCATCCGCTCCACGGGCATCTCGGGATGCTCGGCCAGCGCCTCCAACACCAGATCGAACGTGTGCGCGCGGCGCTCGCCGACCTGTTCCGTTCCGTATCCAACGGAGCCGACGATCGTCAGCTCCCGCATCCAGACGAAGCTCCAGTCCAGGCGGCCGATCTCGCCCGCGCCGCCCAGGAGGACCACGGTGCCGCCCTCTCGGGCCACGCGCAGGGCGTCGTCCAGGGAGCGGCGGGTGCCGACGCAGTCGTAGACGACGTCGAAGCCGCCGCGATAGACCTCCCGGCCGATGAGCGGCTGGAAGGGCCGTGCGCCGGCGTCGCGGGCGGCGGCGCCGATGTTCCGGGACGGGACCACCGCGTCGGCGCCCAGGACCCGGGCGAGCTCGGCCTGAATGCCGTGACGGGCCGCGACGGTGACGTGGGCGTCGACCCCAAGAAGCTTCAGGGCGGCCAGGGTGCACAGCCCGATGGTGCCGGCCCCGATGACCAGGACGCGTGCGCCCGGCGCGGGCGTCCGTCGCAGTACGCCGTGAAACGAGACGGCGAGGGGTTCCACGAGCACGGCGCGCTCGTCCGACACGGCGTCGGGAACCGCGTGAAGCTGGTAGGCATGTGCCAGCGTGCGCTCCGCCCAACCGCCGGGCAGGTCGCGGCAGAAGCCGACCAGGAATCCGGGGGAGAGATCGCCCTCAGTGCAACGCCGGCACAGGTAGGGCAGACCCTCGGCGCAGGCAGGACAGGGCGTCAGGCCGCGCATGGCGCAGGTGATGGAGGGATCCACGACCACCCGCGTCCCGGCGGGCAGGGGGACTCCAGAGCCGGATCGCTCGATGACGCCGTAGATCTCGTGGCCCAGCACCGCCGGGAAGGAGCTGAAGGGCGAGGCGGAGGGGCTCGAGTGCGCCGTCAGCACGCCCAGGTCGGAGCCGCAGACGCCAGCCAGCCGCGGGCGCACGACCGCCCAGTCGTCGCCCGGGGGCTCCGGGTCCGGTAGCCGCGTGTAGGCCAGCGGGCCCGCCGGGCCGTAGACCAGCCACCGGAATCGCGAGCCCAGCAGCTTCGTCAGCACCACGCGGGGGAGGGACAGGCGATAGACCAGCGCGTCCACGCGGGGAATCCTCCGTCAGACCATCGGCACCTGGCGCTGAATGCGGCCCTCGATGCGCTCGAAGATGTCGTCCAGCGACCGGCCGGTGATGGTGAGGCCGTGGTTTCTCAGCCCGATGACGGCCGCGGCCGGGTCGGGCGAGCGGCGCACGAGCTCCGCCACCGAGGTGGCCAACTCGTACGTGCCGCACGGGTAGTTGATCTCCGTGGAAGGCACGCCGTCCATCCAGGCGTGGATGTGAATGATGGCGCCGACCTCCGGGTGCTCGCGGTAGATCATCCAGTGTTCGATGGCATCCACCGAGACGCGCCGCGGCTCGCGGTCTGCCGCCACGCTGAGGATCATCGCCTGGCGTTCGGGGTCGTAGCCCTTCACCAGGAGAATGTCGCGGCCGACGACTTCCATTTGCGACTTGTCGATGCCGCTGGCGCTCATCCAGAAGGTGTCGCCCTCGTGGCGGGCGCTGAGGTTGCCGTAACTCAGCCCGCCGATCCCGTAAAGGAGCTTGAGATGGCGCAGGTCGCGCGGCGAAAGGTACTGGTCCAGGGGGAAGGGTGCGGGCAGCAGATCCAGGGCGGCCAGGCGCCGGCCGGCCTCGGCCAGCGCACGCGTGGTCTCGTTGCCGTCCCAGAGTTCCCGCGGCAGGTCCGGCTCGAAGATGTTGTCGAGGACGAAGCGCGACTGGGCCAACGGCTTGAGCCGGCGGTACACTTCCTCGAAGAACGCCGACTCGTCGGCCGCGTCGTATCCCACCTGGTAGTGACCCAATTCCGGCGTGACGAAGTGGAGCGTGCGCCGGCCGCCGGTGTCCGTGACGTAGACCAGAAGGTTGGAGAGCGTCCGCACCAGATACGGGTACGCGCGCTGCAGCAGGTTGTCCCCGTCCTCGCCCTCCATGATGGTGACCACGAAGGTGCCCCGCGACTGGCGCCGGAAGGGCCGCGGCTCCGCCGGGTCGGCGACCTGGATGGCGAGGCCGAGGTCGGGATCGTCGGCGTCCGCGCGGATGTGGCCGTGCAGATCGAGGACGGCCTGCAGGCCGGTGAGCAACCGGCCGAGAAATCCATCGTCCGACGACTTCAGGATGGTGTAGCGCATCGACACGAACCCCTCCTTCTACTAATGATAAACAGGCGGTGTCGTCTCAGGGCCGAGGGGACATTTCTGGGGCGGGACGGGTCGTTTCCTGCTCCGTCGAGCGACCGGCGCCGCGGCGGGCGGCCCGTCCGGCCGGCGCGCCGGGCCCGCAACGCCCGCGGCGGGCAGCCTGGCGCCGCATTGGCAGTGGTGGAACGATGGCACTATAATGCCAGAACGAACGGAGCGATGCTTTGTCAAAGGCAATTGTGATCGTGGAATCGCCGGCGAAGGCCAAGACGATCGAGAAGTTCCTTGGCCGCAAGTATTCCGTGGTGGCGTCGATGGGCCACGTCCGCGACCTGCCCAAAAGCCAGCTGGGCGTGGACATCGAGCGCGGCTTCGAGCCGCGCTACATCACCATTCGCGGCAAGGGCCCGGTCATCAAGAAGATTCGCGACAGCCTCAAGAAGGCGAGCGGCGTCTTCCTCGCCACGGACCCGGACCGCGAGGGCGAGGCCATCAGCTGGCACCTCGCGCAGCTGCTCGACCTCGACCCGCGCCGGCCGTTGCGCATCACGTTCAACGAGATCACCAAGACGGCCATCGAGCGCGCCGTGCGGGAGCCGCGGCCGATCGACGAGCGCCTCGTCGACGCCCAGCAGGCGCGGCGCGTCCTGGACCGCCTGGTCGGGTACAAGCTGAGCCCGCTCCTTTGGCGGAAGGTCCGCGGCGGGCTCTCGGCCGGACGCGTGCAATCCGTGGCCGTCCGCCTGATCGTCGACCGGGAAGCCGAGATCGAGGCGTTCGTCCCGCAGGAGTACTGGACGCTGGACGCGCTCCTGCGCACGGCCGCCGGCGGGGCGACGTTCTCGGCCCGGTACCTCGGCGTGGGGGACGAGAAGCGCGAGCTTCCTGACCGCACGGCGGTCGAAGAGATCCTCCGGCAGGTCGAGGGCGCGGCGTTCCGCGTGGTGTCGGTGCAGAAGCGGGAGCGCCACCGGAATCCGGCGCCCGCGTTCACCACGAGCACGCTTCAACAGGAGGCGTCCCGCAAACTCGGGTTCACGGCGCAGCGCACCATGCGCATCGCGCAACAGCTTTATGAAGGCCTTGAGGTGCCGGGCGAGGGCCTGGTCGGCCTCGTCACGTACATCCGCACCGACAGCACGCGGATCTCGCAGGAGGCCCAGGCGGAGGCCCAGGAGTACATCCGCGGGCAGTGGGGCGAGGCCTACTCGCAGCGGCGCGCGGGCGGCGGCGGCGCGCAGGACGCCCATGAGGCGATCCGTCCCACGCGGACGGCGCGCCACCCGGACGCCGTCAAGGCGAGCCTCACGCGGGACCAGTACCGCCTGTACCGGCTCATCTGGGAGCGTTTCGTCGCGAGCCAGATGGCGCCCGCGGTCTACGACGCCGTCTCGGTCGACATCGACGCCGGCGGCCATCGCTTCCGCGCGACGGGCTCGACGCTCAAGTTCGCCGGGTTCATGGTGCTGTACACGGAGGGGCGCGACGAGGACGGCGGCGAGGAAGGGGACACCCGCCTGCCGGAGCTGGCGCAGGGACAGCCCCTTGAGCTGGTCGAGCTGCGGCCGGAACAGCACTTCACGCAGCCGCCGCCCCGGTATACGGAGGCCATGCTCGTGCGCGCCCTGGAGGAGAAGGGCATCGGCCGGCCCAGCACGTACGCGCCGATCATCGAGACGATCCAACAGCGCGGATACGTCTACCGGGAAGACAAGCGGTTCCGTCCCACGGAGCTGGGGATCGTCGTCACCGGCCTCTTGAAGGAGTACTTCCCGGAGGTCGTGGACGTGGAGTTCACCGCGGCGATGGAGGCCAACCTGGATAAAATCGAGGCGGGCGAAGCCGACTGGCGCGAGGTCGTCGCCGGATTCTACCAGCGGTTCGCGGAGGAGCTCGACAAGGCGGAGGACAGCATCGGCCGCGTGGAGCTCACGCCCGAGGTGACGGACGAGACGTGCGACAAGTGCGGCCGCCCGATGGTCGTGAAACACGGCCGCTTCGGGCCCTTCCTCGCCTGCTCGGGTTACCCCGAGTGCCAGAACACGCGGCCGATCGTGGAAAAGGTGGGGGTTGCCTGCCCCGAGTGCGGCGGGGACCTTGTCCAACGGCGGAGCCGCAAGGGACGCGTGTTCTACGGTTGCGCGAACTACCCGAAGTGCACGTTCGTGCTGTGGGACAAACCGACGGGCCAGGCGTGTCCGGCGTGCGGCAGCCTGCTCGTGGAGAAGCGCGCCCGCGGCGGCGGGCGGTACGTGGCCTGCAGCCGCAAGGAGTGTTCCGCGCGCGTCACGGCGGGCGCCCGGTCCTGAGCGACCGCCTGGCGAACAACTGGTGAGGTGTCGGTCACGGTGAGCGACTTCGACGTGACGGTGGTCGGCGGCGGCCTGGCGGGCAGCGAGGCCTCGTGGCAGCTCGCCCAGCGCGGGTTTCGCGTGCGCCTCGTGGAGATGCGGCCGACCCGCAGCACGCCGGCGCACCACACCGGGTACCTGGCGGAGCTGGTCTGCACGAACTCGTTCCGCTCAAACTCTCTGGAGAACGCGGTCGGCCTGGTCAAGGAGGAGATGCGGCGGCTGGGGTCGCTGATCATCGCCGTGGCCGACCGTCACGCCATTCCCGGCGGCGCCGCGCTGGCGATCGACCGCGAAGCGTTCAGCCGGGACGTGACGCGCTGCATCGAGCAGCATCCGAACGTGACCATCGTGCGGGAGGAACAGACGGAGATTCCGGACGGTCCGGCGATCATCGCCACGGGACCGCTGACTTCGCCCGCCCTGCACCAGGCGTTGCTCGAGTTCACGGGCGAGGGCGAGCTCGCCTACTACGACGCGGCCGCGCCGATCGTGACGGCCGAGTCGATCGACTGGGACAAGGTGTTCTGGGGCAGCCGCTACGGGAAGGGCGATCCCGAATCGTACGCCAACTGCCCGCTCACCGAGGAGGAGTACCAGGCGTTCTGGGAGGCCTTGCGCACCGCCGAACGCCACCCGAGGGAGCCGTTCGAGGAGGAGAAGTACTTCGAGGCCTGCCTGCCGATCGAGGTCATGGCGGACCGCGGCCGCGACACGATGCGCTTCGGGCCCATGCGGCCGGTGGGCCTCATCGATCCCCGCACGGGCAAGCGCCCGTACGCCGTGGTCCAGCTGCGCCGGGAGAACGCCGCGGGCACGCTCTTCAACATCGTGGGCTTCCAGACCAGCCTCAAGTGGGGCGAGCAGAAACGCGTCTTCCGGATGATCCCGGCGCTCGCGCACGCGGAGTTCGAGCGCTACGGCGTGATCCATCGCAATACGTTTCTCAAGAGCCCGAAAATCCTGCGGCCGACGCTCCAGAGCAAGCGGCGCGACGACCTTTTCTTCGCCGGCCAGATCGTCGGTACGGAGGGGTACGTGGAGGCCGCGATGGACGGCCTCGTCGCCGGCATCAACATGGCGAGGCTGCTGCGCGGCGAGGCGCCGCTCGTGTTCCCCCCGACGACGGCCATCGGCGGACTGCTTCGATACGTGACGAGCGCCGACCCGGAGACGTTCCAGCCGATGCACGTGGCGTTCGGCCTCATGGACCCCTTGGAGAACCCGCCGAAGGACAAGACGCAGCGCAAGCTCGCGCTGTCCCGCCGCGCGCTGGAAGGGTTGGCCGCATTTCAGGCCGAACACGGTGTGCAGCCGGTTCCCGGACCGGCGCCAGAGGGAGCCGCGGATGCTCCTGGGGTCAGCGTGAGGACGTGAAGCGATGGCGGACGCTCCGGACTGGCTGGAGGCGTTTCTCGGCTACCTGCGCGCGGAACGCGGCGCATCGCCCCACACCGTGGCCGCCTACCGGCGCGACCTGCTCCAGTTCTTCGAGGTCCTGGGGATCGGTGCGCGGCCGGAGGCCAGGGTGCTGAAAGGGGTTCAGGCGCTGGCCGTGCGCCACTACCTCGCGCGCCTGCAGGAGGCCGGCTACGCGCGGAAGTCGGTCGGACGCAAGATCGCCGCCGTGCGGACGTTCTTTCGTTACCTCGTGCGCGAGGGCGTGATGGACTCGAACCCGGCGAAGGCTGTCGCCACGCCGAAGCAGGCTCGGCCTCTGCCGCGGGCCCTGCAGGAATCGGAGGCGGAGGCCATCGTGGAAGCCCCCACCGGAGACGATCCGCTCTCGCTCCGCGACCGCGCCATCCTCGAAACCCTCTACGCGTCCGGCATGCGCGTCTCCGAACTCGCGGGGCTTTCGCTGCGCGACCTCGACCTCAGCCTCGGCTTCGCGCGCGTCTGGGGCAAGGGCGGCAAGGAACGCCTCGTCCCGCTGGGCACGGAGGCCATCGCGGCGATCGACCGGTACGTCCGCCTCGGGCGCCCGGCGCTGGCCGCCCGCGCCCGGTCACGGGGGGCCGCCCCGGACGGTGGCGCCGCGACGGCAAGGCGCCGCAACGCGGACGGGGACGCGGTCTTCCTGAATCACCGGGGCCGCCGGCTCAGCGACCGCGGCGTCCGGGACGTCGTCCAGCGCTACGCGCCGCGGCTCTTGCCGGGGCGCAAGGTCACCCCCCACACGTTCCGCCACTCCTTCGCCACGCACCTGCTCGACCACGGCGCGGACCTGCGCACGGTGCAAGAGTGGCTCGGCCACGCGAACCTGTCGACGACGCAGATCTACACCCACGTCACCCGGGCGCGGCTGCGCCAGGTCTACCGCGACGCTCACCCCAGAGCCTGACGTCCCCCCGGGACGACGACAAGGAGGAGAGCCGATGCACGCCACGACGATCGTCGCCGTTCGCCACCGCGGCCGCGTGGCCATGGCGGGCGACGGTCAAGTCACCCAAGAGGCGCAGCATATCGTGTGGAAGCACCGCGCGCGGAAAGTTCACCGCCTGCACGGGGGGCGGGTGCTGTGCGGCTTCGCCGGCTCCGTCGCCGACGCCGTCACGCTGATGGAACGATTTGAAGCGAAGCTTGAAGAGCATTCCGGCCAGCTCGTGCGCGCGGCCGTGGAGCTGGCGAAGGAGTGGCGCGGCGACCGCGTCCTTCGGCGGCTGGAGGCGCTGATGCTCGTCGCGGACGCGGACCACCTGCTCCTGGTGTCCGGGTCCGGGGAGGTCGTGGAGCCGGACGACGGCGTGGCCGCGATCGGTTCCGGGGGCGCCTACGCCCTCGCCGCCGCGCGCGCCCTCGTCCGCCACACCGACATGACGGCGGCCGAGGTCTGCCTCGAGGCCATGCGCATCGCCGCCGAGATCTGCGTGTACACGAACGATCAGATCACGGTCGAGGAGCTGTGAGGCCATGGACCTGACGCCCCGCGCCATCGTCGCGGAACTCGACAAGTACATCGTCGGCCAGTCCCAGGCCAAGCGCGCGGTGGCCGTGGCCCTGCGCAACCGCGTGCGACGGCGCCGCCTTCCGCCGGAGGTCGCGGAGGAGGTCACGCCCAAGAACATCCTGATGATCGGTCCCACCGGCGTCGGGAAGACCGAGATCGCGCGGCGCATGGCCCGCCTCGTCAACGCGCCCTTCATCAAGGTGGAGGCGACGAAGTTCACGGAAGTCGGCTACGTGGGCCGCGATGTCGATTCCATCATCCGCGACCTCGTCGAGACGGCCGTGCGCATGGTGAAGGCCGAGAAGGCGGAGGCGGTCCAGGACGAGGCGCAGAGCCTCGCGGAAGAGCGGCTGCTCGACATCCTGGCGCCCATGCCCCAGCGGCCGCCGGCGTTCCGTAACCCGTTCGAGGTGCTGTTCGGCGGTCGCGCGCGCCCAGAGGCCGACGACGATCCGGAATTTGTGGAGCAGCGCCGCGCAAGGCAGGAAGAGCGCGCCCGCCTGCGCCAGCGCCTGGCCGCCGGAGAGCTTGAGGGCGAGATCGTGGAGATCGAGGTCGAGGACGCGTCGACGCCGATGCTTGAGGTGTTCACCGGCCAGGGGATCGAGGAGCTCGGCGTCAACCTCAAGGACATGTTCGGCAACCTTCTCCCCACGCGGCGCAAGAAGCGGCGCGTGACGGTCGCCGAGGCCCGCCGCCTTCTCGCGGCGGAGGAGGCGCAGAAGCTCATCGACCACGACCAGGCCGTGGCGGAGGCGATCCGCCGGGTCGAGCAGGACGGGATCGTCTTTCTCGACGAGATCGACAAGATCGCCGGGCGCGACTCCGGCTCCGGGCCGGACGTGTCCCGCGAGGGCGTGCAGCGGGACATCCTGCCCATCGTCGAAGGCAGCACCGTCATGACCAAGTACGGGCCCGTCCGGACGGACCACATCCTGTTCATCGCCGCGGGAGCGTTCCACGTGGCGAAGCCCTCGGACCTGATCCCGGAACTGCAGGGGCGCTTCCCCATCCGGGTGGAGCTTGAGCCCCTCACCCGGGCGGATCTGCGCCGCATCCTGGCCGAACCGGAGAACTCCCTGACGAAGCAGTACCAGGCCCTCCTGCGCGTGGACGGGGTGGAGCTGGTGTTCACCGAGGACGGGCTGGACGCCATCGCGGAGATCGCGGAGGCGGTGAACCAGCAGGCGGAGAACATCGGCGCCCGCCGCCTCCACACGGTGATGGAGCGGTTGCTGGAGGACGTCTCGTTTGAGGCGCCCGAGACGGGCGGGGAAGTGCGCATCGATCGCGCGTACGTGGAGGCGCGTCTGGCCGGGCTGGTCCGCAACCGCGATCTCAGCCGCTACGTGTTGTAGCACCCGCGACCCCCACATTGCGACCCCCACATAATGTCGAATCGTGTCGAACGATTGTGTATTTTGTGTCGCCGTGGTATGCAGGATTCGCCAAGGGTGGAAAGAAATAGGGAAGCCGATCTCGGCGAGAAAACAGCCTGAGAGTCACGTTTAGTCAACATAAGATTTTTCCGATAAAGGCAAACCTGTCGAAAGGCAGGGGCGCAAAGCCACGGGCCCTCGGGGATGCCCCAGGGCAGCCGGGTTGCCGGAAACAAGGGGTATGTCCGCCCTCGTGCCGGTCCCGGCGCGAGGGCGGTGGCGTTTCAAGGAGGTGCACGAGGCGCCCATGGAAGGGTTGGCGGCGTTCCAAACCCCGGATGTGGCTGCGCTTTCGGCCGGGCTTGAGGTGCTCGCGCTGCGCCAGCGGCTGATCGCCAACAACCTGGCCAACGTCGACACCCCCGGCTACCGGCGCGTCGATGTCGACTTCGCCCAGGCATTCGCGGCGGCGCTGGCCGGCGAAACGAGCGGGTCGAACGGCGCTGTCGAGACGCGTGCCGTGCCGTCGCCCGCCGGGACGGTCGCGGACGCCGTCCGGCGTGCCGAGGGCCTGGTCTTCAAGAACGACGGCAACGGCGTGGACCTCGATCAGGAGATGGTCGAACTCGCCGAAACCGGCATGCAGTACGAAGCGGCGAGCCAGATGCTGGCGCTCGCCTTCGGCCGGCTGAAGACGGCCGTCACGGGGAGGTCGTGATCCTTGAGCCTGTTCGGTTCACTTGACATCAGCGCTTCCGGCCTGACCGCAGAGCGCCTGCGGCTGGACCTCGTGGCCAACAACCTCGCGAACGCCGACACCACCCGCACGCCCGGCGGCGGCCCGTTCCGCCGCCAATTGCCCGTGTTCGCGCCGGGCGGGGTGGCGGACGAGTTCGTGCCCGCGTCCTTCGGCGCGGATGTCGTCAGCGCCGGCGGCGCGACGGCCGGCGTCCGCGTCGTGGGCGTCGTCGCCGACCCGACGCCGGGTCCCCTGCGCTATGACCCGAACCACCCGGATGCCGGCCCGGACGGCTTCGTCCGTCTCCCGAACGTGGATCCCACCGAGGAGATGGTCGACCTCGTGGCCGCGTCCCGCGCCTATCAAGCCAACGTCACCGCGTTCGAGGCGGGCAAGTCGATGTTCCGCGCCGGCCTCGACATCGCGAGAGGGTGATCCGCGTGGCGATGCCGATCGGTGGACCGCAACCCATCCCGCTGTGGCAACCCGGCAGCCGCCTGCCGGACCCGGCGCCCGCCTCGTCGACCGGCGGCGCCCAGGCCGGCGGAGCCGCGCGCGGCTCGGCCGTCTCGGGCGACGGCGCCCAGTTCCTGAAGGAGCTGCAGAGGGCTCTGGAGCAGGTCAACGCGCTGCAGATCCAGGCGGAGCAGGCCGGGCAGAGCCTCGCGAGCGGCAGCGTCGACGACGTGGCCCGGGCCATGATCGCCGCGCAGAAGGCCAGCCTGGCCCTCGACCTGACGGTGGAAGTGCGCAACCGCGCGCTGGAAGCGTACCAAGAGATCATGCGCATGCAGGTCTGATCGGGAGGTGAACGTGGATGACGCCGGCGGTGGAGGCTGCGCGCAAGATGCTCGCCCGGTGGACGCGCCCGCAGCTGGCGCTCGCCGCGGGCGTGGCCGCGGCCGTGGTGCTCGCGCTGATCGCCTGGTCCTGGATGCGCCGCGCGGACGCGGCCATGCAGCCCCTCTTCACGAACCTGCAGCCGGCTGACGCCGCCGCCGTCGTCCAGGTTCTCGAGAGCCAGCACGAGCGCTACGAGCTCGACGACCAGGGCTCCACGATCCTCGTCCCGGCCGCCGACGTGTACCGCCTGCGGCTGGAGCTCGCGTCGCAGGGCCTCCCCAGCAGCGGGAGCGTCGGCTTCGAGGTGATGGACAAGCTCGGCCTGGCGGCGACGGACTTCGATCGTCAGGTGGCCCTCCTGCGCGCGACGCAGGGCGAGCTGGAGCGGACGATCGAGCAGATCCAGGGCGTGTCGCGCGCGCGGGTGCACATCGTCATGCCCAAGGACACCGTCTTTGCGGGCGAGAGCCAGCCGGCCAGCGCCGCCGTGCTCGTGGAGATGAAGCCGGGACAGCAGCTCGAACCGCGAACGGTGCAGGGCATCGTCCACCTGGTGGCGGCGAGCGTGCCCAACCTCTCCCCGGATC
Coding sequences within:
- the flgC gene encoding flagellar basal body rod protein FlgC, with protein sequence MSLFGSLDISASGLTAERLRLDLVANNLANADTTRTPGGGPFRRQLPVFAPGGVADEFVPASFGADVVSAGGATAGVRVVGVVADPTPGPLRYDPNHPDAGPDGFVRLPNVDPTEEMVDLVAASRAYQANVTAFEAGKSMFRAGLDIARG
- the flgB gene encoding flagellar basal body rod protein FlgB — encoded protein: MEGLAAFQTPDVAALSAGLEVLALRQRLIANNLANVDTPGYRRVDVDFAQAFAAALAGETSGSNGAVETRAVPSPAGTVADAVRRAEGLVFKNDGNGVDLDQEMVELAETGMQYEAASQMLALAFGRLKTAVTGRS
- the fliE gene encoding flagellar hook-basal body complex protein FliE — translated: MPIGGPQPIPLWQPGSRLPDPAPASSTGGAQAGGAARGSAVSGDGAQFLKELQRALEQVNALQIQAEQAGQSLASGSVDDVARAMIAAQKASLALDLTVEVRNRALEAYQEIMRMQV